In Flavobacteriaceae bacterium, the following proteins share a genomic window:
- a CDS encoding outer membrane protein assembly factor — protein sequence MKQTFTKISVFTIILIIVTSCSVVKRVKNTDHLLTKSSVSINGKKVKNEEINSLILQKPNNKLLTYPLRLHIYNLARENRDSLFEIWLDKKPKRRARITDTTSKEEIEKIKKSALGFNGWLRKTGEAPVIIDSSKIKRSLSRLEGYHLRKGWFHAEASYKITVDPKKKKRASIAYEVETGDPTFIDTVTTNISSPIIDSLYQKTKNNSKLISGKQWSAADLEEERDRLVNEFRNSGVYHFSQDYIQIDTDTIDSVVKAPVEIEIKDRVIRNEDSVTRVPFKTYKIKDINIITDDSFENRSKKFQDSVIYDNYTLYSYGKLRFRPKAITDAIFISKDSVFKDSDRASTYRFLNQLNTFQYPNITYNENVQDTTLTANIYLTPRKKYKLGFEPTISQNDIQSLGFAFNASLSILNVFRGAETLQLSALGNIGASKDGSGVDDQFFDINEVGINAQLRIPRFFFPINTGKIIPKNFSPSTNITLAFTSQTNIGLDRQTFNGVFNYNWKPRSVVKNSFDLFNIQFVRNLNPDNYFNVFQNSFSRLEDIALNTFNTPAEFINVDIDGNRTLIQERTVDFITLASQDLNFQNSNPNDFQIVNNIRERRERLIENNLILASSFEYSKDNRESTTDENFSIFKTRLELSGNVISAVSDLFGFNGNDIFGVEYSQYARAELDYIKRWSLGGNNVLAIRNYVGLAIPYGNSTSIPFTRSFFAGGVNDNRAWTAFDLGPGSSSSNDEFNEANFKLAFSIENRFNLFGSLKGALFVDAGNIFNVLDEVDDPASTFTNFKDLEDIAIGSGFGLRYDFGFFILRGDVGFKTYDPSFGDSNRWFNEYNFGNAVYNIGINYPF from the coding sequence TTGAAACAAACATTTACAAAAATATCAGTTTTTACAATAATTTTAATTATTGTCACTTCCTGTAGTGTTGTAAAGCGTGTTAAGAATACAGATCATTTATTAACTAAAAGTAGTGTCTCAATTAATGGAAAAAAAGTAAAAAACGAGGAGATAAATAGTCTCATACTTCAAAAACCAAATAACAAGCTTCTAACTTATCCTCTCCGTCTCCATATTTACAATTTAGCACGAGAAAATCGTGATTCTCTTTTTGAAATCTGGTTAGATAAAAAACCTAAACGAAGAGCACGCATAACCGACACTACTTCTAAAGAAGAAATAGAAAAAATAAAAAAATCTGCATTAGGATTTAATGGTTGGCTAAGAAAAACTGGTGAGGCTCCAGTAATTATAGATTCTTCAAAAATTAAACGATCATTAAGTCGGTTAGAAGGTTATCATTTAAGAAAAGGATGGTTTCATGCCGAGGCTTCTTATAAAATAACTGTAGATCCAAAAAAGAAAAAACGAGCATCTATAGCTTATGAGGTAGAAACAGGAGACCCTACATTTATAGATACTGTTACCACAAATATATCTTCTCCGATTATTGATTCTCTATATCAAAAAACAAAAAACAATAGTAAATTAATAAGTGGTAAGCAATGGAGTGCCGCTGACCTTGAAGAAGAACGAGATCGCTTGGTTAATGAATTTAGAAACTCAGGAGTTTATCATTTCTCACAAGATTACATACAAATTGATACAGATACAATTGATTCTGTTGTAAAAGCACCTGTAGAAATAGAAATTAAAGATAGAGTGATTAGAAATGAAGACTCAGTTACTCGAGTTCCTTTTAAAACTTATAAAATAAAAGATATAAATATTATTACTGATGATTCTTTTGAAAATAGAAGTAAAAAATTTCAAGATTCAGTGATTTATGATAATTACACTCTTTATAGTTACGGTAAATTGCGATTTCGACCTAAAGCAATAACTGATGCTATATTCATTTCTAAAGATTCTGTTTTTAAAGATAGTGATCGCGCAAGTACTTATCGCTTTTTAAATCAATTAAACACTTTTCAATATCCGAACATAACCTATAATGAGAATGTTCAAGACACCACATTAACAGCTAATATTTATCTAACACCAAGGAAAAAATACAAATTAGGATTTGAACCTACTATATCTCAAAACGACATTCAATCATTAGGATTCGCTTTTAATGCATCACTATCTATACTCAATGTCTTTAGAGGAGCCGAAACTTTACAACTTTCGGCATTAGGTAATATTGGAGCTTCAAAAGATGGGTCTGGGGTAGATGATCAATTTTTTGATATTAATGAAGTGGGTATTAATGCACAATTACGAATTCCTAGGTTTTTCTTTCCAATAAATACTGGCAAAATAATTCCTAAAAACTTCTCCCCTAGCACAAATATTACTCTTGCTTTTACAAGTCAAACTAATATAGGGTTGGATAGACAAACTTTTAATGGTGTTTTTAATTATAATTGGAAACCTAGATCAGTAGTTAAAAATAGTTTCGATCTTTTTAATATTCAATTTGTTCGAAATCTAAACCCTGATAATTATTTTAACGTCTTTCAAAATTCGTTTAGTCGCCTTGAAGATATAGCTTTAAACACATTTAACACACCTGCAGAATTTATTAATGTAGATATAGATGGAAATCGTACTTTAATACAAGAAAGAACTGTAGATTTTATTACTCTTGCTTCTCAGGATCTAAATTTTCAAAATTCAAATCCAAATGATTTTCAAATCGTAAATAACATAAGAGAACGAAGAGAGCGATTAATTGAAAACAATCTAATTCTAGCTTCTAGTTTCGAGTATTCAAAAGATAATCGAGAAAGTACAACTGATGAAAATTTTTCTATTTTTAAAACACGCTTAGAGTTGTCAGGTAATGTTATTTCTGCTGTCTCTGATTTATTTGGGTTTAACGGAAACGATATTTTTGGAGTTGAATACTCTCAATATGCAAGAGCAGAACTTGACTATATAAAGCGCTGGAGCTTGGGAGGCAACAACGTTCTAGCGATTAGAAACTATGTTGGCCTCGCTATTCCATATGGTAATTCTACTAGTATCCCTTTTACCAGAAGTTTTTTTGCTGGAGGTGTTAACGACAATAGAGCTTGGACTGCTTTTGATTTAGGCCCTGGAAGCTCTAGTAGTAATGATGAGTTTAATGAAGCAAATTTTAAACTTGCTTTTAGTATTGAAAACCGTTTTAACTTATTTGGAAGTTTAAAAGGGGCACTTTTTGTTGATGCTGGCAATATATTTAATGTATTGGATGAAGTAGACGATCCTGCATCAACATTTACTAATTTTAAAGATCTGGAAGATATTGCAATTGGTAGCGGGTTTGGCCTTAGATATGATTTTGGTTTTTTTATTTTAAGAGGCGATGTTGGTTTTAAAACTTATGATCCTTCCTTTGGAGATAGCAATCGCTGGTTTAACGAATATAATTTTGGAAATGCTGTTTACAATATCGGAATTAATTATCCATTTTAA
- a CDS encoding class II fructose-bisphosphate aldolase has translation MEHNIKGGVATGREVQAIFKLAKEKNFALPAVNVVGSDSVNGVLETARDLNAPVIIQFSNGGGQFNAGKGLSNEGEKAAIAGCIAGAKHVHLLAEAYDVPVILHTDHCAKKLLPWIDGLLDASEVHFAQTGKPLYSSHMIDLSEEPIEENIEICKQYLTRMAKMGMTLEIELGITGGEEDGVDNTDVDDSKLYTQPEEVAYAYEELSKVSDQFTIAAAFGNVHGVYKPGNVKLTPKILKNSQEYISKKYGVGHNHIDFVFHGGSGSSVEEIREAIGYGVIKMNIDTDMQFAFTEGVRDYILEKKDYLYTQIGNPEGEDIPNKKYYDPRKWLREGEKTFVIRLKKAFQDLNNIDTL, from the coding sequence ATGGAGCATAATATAAAAGGAGGAGTCGCTACTGGCAGAGAGGTTCAAGCTATTTTTAAACTTGCTAAAGAAAAGAATTTTGCACTACCAGCAGTAAATGTAGTAGGTTCTGATAGTGTAAACGGTGTTTTAGAAACTGCAAGAGATTTAAATGCTCCCGTAATTATACAATTTTCAAATGGTGGAGGTCAATTTAATGCTGGTAAAGGCCTAAGTAATGAAGGAGAAAAAGCAGCAATTGCTGGTTGCATAGCTGGAGCGAAACATGTACACTTATTAGCTGAAGCTTATGATGTACCTGTAATACTACACACAGATCATTGTGCAAAAAAATTATTACCTTGGATAGATGGTCTTTTAGATGCTAGCGAAGTTCATTTTGCTCAAACAGGTAAGCCTTTGTATAGCTCACATATGATCGATTTATCTGAAGAGCCTATTGAAGAGAATATTGAAATTTGCAAACAATATTTAACCCGTATGGCAAAAATGGGAATGACTTTAGAAATCGAGTTAGGGATCACCGGAGGCGAAGAAGATGGTGTAGATAATACAGATGTTGATGATTCTAAATTATATACTCAACCTGAAGAAGTTGCTTATGCTTACGAAGAATTAAGTAAAGTAAGTGATCAATTTACTATAGCTGCGGCTTTTGGTAATGTACATGGAGTTTATAAACCAGGAAATGTAAAATTAACACCAAAAATTCTTAAAAATTCTCAAGAATATATTTCAAAAAAATATGGAGTAGGTCATAATCATATTGATTTTGTATTTCATGGAGGTTCTGGGTCTTCCGTTGAAGAAATTCGTGAAGCTATAGGTTATGGCGTAATTAAAATGAACATCGATACTGATATGCAGTTTGCATTTACTGAAGGCGTTAGGGATTACATATTAGAAAAGAAAGATTATTTATATACTCAAATTGGAAACCCTGAAGGTGAAGATATTCCTAACAAAAAATATTATGATCCAAGAAAATGGCTGCGAGAAGGTGAAAAAACATTCGTCATACGTTTAAAGAAAGCTTTTCAAGATCTTAATAATATAGATACTTTATAA
- the accD gene encoding acetyl-CoA carboxylase, carboxyltransferase subunit beta produces the protein MSWFKRKDKGIHTPTEAKKDTPKGLWYKSPTGKIVGTEELEKNFYVSPEDGYHVRIGSKEYFEILFDDDFKELNPNLTSKDPLKFKDNKKYTDRLKDAQEKTNLKDAVRTAVGKSKGKDLVIACMDFRFIGGSMGSVVGEKISRAAEYSLKKKIPFMIISKSGGARMMEAALSLMQLAKTSARLGQLADAKIPYISLATDPTTGGTTASFAMLGDINISEPGALIGFAGPRVVRDTTGKELPEGFQTSEFVLEHGFLDFITLRKNLKDKVNQYIDLITNQPLRV, from the coding sequence ATGTCTTGGTTTAAGAGAAAAGATAAAGGTATTCATACTCCAACTGAAGCAAAAAAAGATACTCCAAAAGGATTATGGTATAAATCTCCAACTGGTAAAATAGTCGGAACAGAAGAATTAGAAAAAAACTTTTATGTCAGCCCTGAAGATGGTTATCATGTAAGAATAGGAAGTAAAGAATATTTTGAAATTCTTTTTGACGATGATTTTAAAGAACTCAATCCAAATCTTACTTCTAAAGATCCATTAAAGTTTAAAGACAATAAAAAATACACAGATCGTCTTAAAGATGCTCAGGAAAAAACAAATTTAAAGGATGCTGTACGTACAGCAGTAGGTAAATCTAAAGGTAAAGATTTAGTGATTGCTTGTATGGATTTTAGATTTATTGGAGGATCAATGGGTAGCGTTGTTGGGGAAAAGATTTCTCGAGCAGCAGAATATTCTTTAAAAAAGAAAATTCCATTTATGATTATTTCTAAATCTGGTGGTGCTCGTATGATGGAAGCGGCATTATCATTAATGCAATTGGCTAAAACATCAGCCAGATTAGGTCAATTAGCAGATGCTAAAATCCCTTATATTTCTTTAGCCACAGACCCAACTACTGGAGGGACAACAGCTTCTTTCGCTATGCTAGGCGATATTAATATTAGTGAACCTGGTGCTTTAATAGGTTTTGCAGGCCCACGAGTTGTACGTGATACTACAGGTAAGGAATTACCTGAAGGATTCCAAACATCAGAGTTTGTACTAGAGCATGGCTTTTTGGATTTTATTACATTACGTAAAAATTTAAAGGATAAAGTAAATCAATATATTGATTTGATTACAAATCAACCCTTAAGAGTATAA
- a CDS encoding 30S ribosomal protein S15, giving the protein MYLTKEDKEKIFKKHGKDAKNTGSAEGQIALFTERINHLTEHLKQNRKDYNTERSLVKLVGKRRALLDYLTKKDILRYRAIVKELGLRK; this is encoded by the coding sequence ATGTATTTAACAAAAGAAGATAAAGAGAAGATCTTTAAAAAACATGGTAAAGATGCAAAAAATACTGGTTCTGCAGAAGGACAGATTGCATTGTTTACAGAACGTATTAATCACTTAACAGAACACTTAAAACAAAATCGTAAAGATTATAATACTGAGCGTTCTTTAGTAAAATTAGTGGGAAAGCGTCGTGCGCTTTTAGATTATTTAACTAAGAAAGATATCTTAAGATATCGTGCAATAGTAAAAGAATTAGGATTAAGAAAATAA
- a CDS encoding polyribonucleotide nucleotidyltransferase, with the protein MIPKVFREVIDLGDGREISIETGKLAKQAHGSVVVQSGKCMLLCTVVSNYKQADVDFLPLTVDYREKFAAAGRYPGGFFKREARPSDGEVLTMRLVDRVLRPLFPKDYHSETQVMIQLMSHDDDVMPDAMAGLAASAAIQLSDFPFECAISEARVGRINGEFIINPTRAQLEESDIDMMIGASADSVMMVEGEMDEISEEEMTEAIKFAHEAIKVQCAAQLKLAEAFGKKEVREYEPEREDEDLAKKIHDMAYDKVYAVAKAGSAKHERGAAFAEIKEEIKATFSEEELEDFGGLVSKYYSKAEKAAVRDLTLNEGLRLDGRKTDDIRPIWCEVDYLPSTHGSSIFTRGETQALATVTLGTSREANQVDMPSYEGEETFYLHYNFPPFSTGEARPIRGTSRREVGHGNLAQRALKGMIPEDCPYTVRVVSEVLESNGSSSMATVCSGTMALMDAGVQLKKPVSGIAMGLISDAESGKYAVLSDILGDEDHLGDMDFKVTGTADGITACQMDIKVKGLSYEILVNALKQARDGRLHILGKLTDTIAAPNADVKSHAPKMVTARIANDYIGALIGPGGKVIQELQKETGCTIVINEDPVTEEGIVEILGTNQDGIDAVLAKIDSITFKPEKGSVYEVKVIKMLDFGAVVEYVEAPGNEVLLHVSELAWERTDNVTDVVNLGDVLDVKYFGIDPKTRKEKVSRKAILPKPEGYVARPPRDNNRNGGRDNRGNRDNRGRDNRRDDRKPREERKED; encoded by the coding sequence ATGATTCCAAAAGTTTTTAGAGAGGTCATAGACCTAGGTGATGGAAGAGAAATTTCTATCGAAACCGGAAAATTAGCAAAACAGGCACATGGTTCTGTTGTTGTTCAATCTGGAAAGTGTATGCTATTATGTACAGTTGTTTCCAATTACAAACAAGCTGATGTAGATTTTTTACCTTTAACGGTAGATTATCGCGAAAAATTTGCAGCAGCTGGACGTTATCCTGGAGGATTCTTTAAAAGAGAAGCTAGGCCAAGTGATGGAGAAGTACTAACAATGCGTTTAGTAGATCGTGTTTTACGACCATTATTCCCAAAAGATTATCATTCTGAAACACAAGTAATGATACAATTAATGTCTCATGATGATGATGTAATGCCAGATGCCATGGCTGGATTAGCCGCTTCTGCTGCAATTCAATTATCAGATTTCCCTTTTGAGTGTGCTATTTCTGAAGCACGTGTAGGTCGTATTAATGGTGAGTTTATAATTAACCCAACTAGAGCGCAATTAGAAGAATCTGATATCGATATGATGATTGGAGCATCTGCTGATTCTGTGATGATGGTTGAAGGTGAAATGGATGAAATTTCCGAAGAGGAAATGACAGAAGCCATTAAATTTGCTCACGAAGCGATTAAAGTACAATGTGCTGCACAGTTGAAATTAGCTGAAGCCTTTGGTAAAAAAGAAGTTCGTGAATACGAACCAGAAAGAGAGGATGAAGACCTAGCTAAAAAAATTCATGATATGGCATACGACAAAGTATATGCTGTAGCTAAAGCAGGTTCTGCAAAACATGAAAGAGGGGCTGCATTTGCAGAAATAAAAGAAGAAATTAAAGCTACTTTTTCCGAAGAAGAGTTAGAAGATTTTGGTGGGCTGGTATCTAAGTATTATAGTAAAGCTGAAAAAGCTGCTGTTCGTGATTTAACTTTAAACGAAGGACTTCGTTTAGATGGTCGTAAAACTGATGACATTAGACCCATTTGGTGTGAAGTAGATTACTTACCATCTACTCATGGTTCATCTATATTTACTCGTGGGGAAACTCAAGCATTGGCAACTGTTACTTTAGGAACATCCAGAGAAGCAAATCAAGTAGATATGCCATCTTATGAAGGTGAAGAAACATTTTATTTACATTATAATTTCCCTCCTTTTTCAACTGGAGAAGCTAGACCAATAAGAGGTACATCACGTAGAGAAGTAGGTCATGGTAATTTAGCACAACGTGCTCTAAAAGGAATGATTCCTGAAGATTGCCCATATACTGTTCGTGTAGTTTCTGAAGTATTAGAAAGTAACGGATCGTCATCTATGGCAACTGTTTGTTCTGGTACTATGGCACTTATGGATGCTGGTGTTCAATTAAAGAAACCAGTTTCTGGAATAGCTATGGGGTTAATTTCTGATGCAGAGTCTGGAAAATATGCTGTATTATCTGATATTTTAGGTGATGAAGATCATTTAGGAGACATGGATTTTAAAGTAACTGGTACAGCTGACGGTATTACCGCTTGCCAAATGGATATTAAAGTAAAAGGATTGTCATATGAAATTCTTGTAAATGCTTTAAAACAAGCACGTGATGGACGTTTACATATATTGGGTAAATTAACAGATACCATAGCAGCTCCTAATGCAGATGTGAAATCTCATGCTCCAAAAATGGTAACTGCACGTATCGCTAATGATTATATTGGTGCTTTAATTGGTCCTGGAGGAAAAGTAATTCAAGAGCTTCAAAAAGAAACTGGATGTACAATAGTAATTAATGAAGATCCAGTTACAGAAGAAGGTATCGTTGAAATTTTAGGAACTAATCAAGATGGTATTGATGCTGTATTAGCCAAAATTGATTCAATTACATTTAAACCAGAAAAAGGTAGTGTATATGAAGTTAAAGTAATTAAAATGCTTGATTTTGGTGCTGTAGTAGAATATGTTGAAGCTCCAGGAAATGAAGTATTATTACATGTAAGTGAATTAGCTTGGGAGCGCACTGATAATGTAACCGATGTAGTTAATTTAGGAGATGTACTTGATGTTAAATATTTTGGTATAGATCCAAAAACACGTAAAGAAAAAGTATCTCGTAAAGCAATTTTACCAAAACCTGAAGGTTATGTTGCAAGGCCTCCAAGAGATAATAACAGGAATGGTGGACGTGATAATCGTGGCAATAGAGATAATCGTGGACGTGATAATCGTCGCGATGATAGAAAACCAAGAGAAGAAAGAAAAGAAGATTAA
- a CDS encoding sigma-70 family RNA polymerase sigma factor yields MRQLKITKQVTNRETASLDKYLQEIGKVDLITADEEVELAQRIKAGDQIALEKLTKANLRFVVSVAKQYQNQGLTLPDLINEGNLGLIKAAQRFDETRGFKFISYAVWWIRQSILQALAEQSRIVRLPLNKIGSINKINKTYAFLEQSHERPPSAEEIAKELDMTINDVKESMKNSGRHVSMDAPLVEGEDSNLYDVLRSGESPNPDRDLLHESLRTEIERALETLTPREADVIRLYFGLGNQHPMTLEEIGETFDLTRERVRQIKEKAIRRLKHTSRSKILKTYLG; encoded by the coding sequence ATGAGACAACTCAAAATCACCAAACAGGTTACCAATAGGGAAACCGCATCATTAGACAAATACCTACAAGAAATTGGAAAAGTTGATTTAATTACTGCTGATGAAGAAGTAGAATTAGCACAACGTATTAAAGCTGGCGATCAAATTGCTTTAGAAAAATTAACTAAAGCTAATTTACGTTTCGTTGTATCTGTTGCTAAGCAATATCAGAACCAAGGGCTAACTTTACCTGATTTAATTAATGAAGGTAATTTAGGGCTAATTAAAGCTGCACAACGTTTTGATGAAACTCGAGGTTTTAAATTTATATCTTATGCTGTATGGTGGATTCGACAATCTATCTTACAAGCATTAGCAGAGCAATCTCGTATTGTTAGATTGCCATTAAATAAAATTGGTTCTATTAATAAAATTAATAAAACTTATGCGTTTTTAGAGCAGTCTCATGAGCGTCCGCCAAGTGCTGAAGAAATTGCAAAAGAATTAGACATGACGATTAATGACGTTAAAGAATCTATGAAAAATTCTGGACGTCATGTTTCTATGGATGCGCCTTTAGTAGAGGGTGAAGATTCTAATCTTTATGATGTACTTCGCAGTGGAGAGTCTCCAAACCCTGATAGAGATTTATTACACGAATCATTACGAACAGAGATTGAACGTGCTCTAGAAACACTAACACCTCGTGAAGCAGATGTTATCCGTCTTTATTTTGGCTTAGGAAACCAACATCCTATGACTCTAGAAGAGATTGGAGAAACGTTTGATTTAACTCGTGAACGTGTTCGTCAAATTAAAGAAAAAGCAATTCGTAGATTAAAACATACGTCTCGAAGTAAAATATTAAAAACATATTTAGGTTAG
- a CDS encoding ribulose-phosphate 3-epimerase → MSSKLIAPSILAADFGNLQRDVEMVNQSNADWFHIDIMDGVFVPNISYGMPVLKAIAQHAKKTIDVHLMIVDPDRYIKTFAGLGSNILTVHYEACTHLHRTLQAIKAEGMKAGVALNPHTNINVLEDTINDIDLVCLMSVNPGFGGQSFIENTYNKVEQLKALINRKGATTLIEIDGGVTNKNAKQLTNAGADVLVAGSYVFKSNDQIETIKDLKLIANS, encoded by the coding sequence ATGAGTTCTAAACTAATAGCACCTTCAATTTTAGCAGCAGATTTTGGAAACCTCCAACGTGATGTAGAAATGGTTAATCAAAGTAATGCAGACTGGTTTCACATAGACATTATGGATGGCGTTTTCGTACCAAACATTTCTTATGGAATGCCGGTTTTAAAAGCAATTGCTCAGCATGCAAAAAAAACGATTGATGTACATTTAATGATCGTAGATCCTGATCGTTACATTAAAACATTTGCAGGTTTAGGCAGTAATATACTTACTGTACATTATGAAGCTTGTACACATTTACATAGAACACTTCAAGCCATTAAAGCTGAAGGTATGAAAGCTGGTGTAGCTCTAAACCCTCATACTAATATAAATGTTTTAGAAGATACTATTAACGATATTGATTTAGTTTGTTTAATGAGTGTCAACCCTGGTTTTGGAGGACAAAGCTTTATTGAAAATACTTATAATAAAGTTGAACAATTAAAAGCACTAATTAATCGTAAAGGCGCAACTACTTTAATAGAAATTGATGGAGGTGTTACTAATAAAAATGCAAAACAGCTAACTAATGCTGGTGCAGATGTACTCGTAGCTGGAAGTTATGTATTTAAAAGCAATGATCAAATTGAGACTATAAAAGATTTAAAATTAATAGCAAATAGTTAA